In Littorina saxatilis isolate snail1 linkage group LG8, US_GU_Lsax_2.0, whole genome shotgun sequence, a single genomic region encodes these proteins:
- the LOC138974533 gene encoding G-protein coupled receptor dmsr-1-like, whose product MDASLDEAGSYSPPESASDRFRVSYKRVHGYLSVTVCIFGIVSNVLSIIVLTRKHMRSPTNFILTALAIADILVMSTYPIMAIYLYIISSDSCMTAQHSLGWMYFILIYYPSIVTCHNISMWLTVTLAVFRYIFVCQHAIAARMCSLPRAKLAVAVVVVAAIVSCLPGYFVYSVQDVGPSLSRNVSCYWIVASQLAQDNPTYTQFVRWLFGVVFKILPCVLMAFFSTLLIIAMQQAKVRRARLFNTMSRVVDHDHQSSEHNRTTMMLLGVVICSIVTEIPQGILALISAVDEGFFNDVYIHLGDLMDILVLVNSAVNFILYCIMSQQFRSTFKSLFVCNNIPFNLHRKVAKADGTELNMVKNETTNA is encoded by the coding sequence ATGGACGCCAGTTTGGATGAGGCCGGATCATATTCTCCGCCTGAATCTGCCAGCGATCGCTTCCGCGTTTCCTACAAGCGGGTCCACGGCTACCTCTCCGTGACGGTGTGCATCTTCGGCATCGTCAGCAACGTGCTCAGCATCATCGTGCTGACCCGCAAGCACATGAGGAGCCCCACCAACTTCATCCTCACCGCCCTGGCCATTGCCGACATACTGGTCATGAGTACCTACCCCATCATGGCCATCTACCTCTACATCATCTCCTCTGATAGCTGTATGACGGCGCAACACAGCTTGGGCTGGATGTACTTCATCCTCATTTACTACCCTTCCATTGTGACGTGTCACAACATTTCCATGTGGCTAACCGTCACGCTGGCTGTCTTCCGATACATCTTCGTCTGTCAGCACGCCATCGCTGCTCGGATGTGCTCCTTGCCCAGGGCCAAACTGGCTGTGGCCGTAGTGGTGGTGGCCGCTATTGTATCGTGCTTGCCAGGCTACTTTGTCTACAGCGTGCAGGACGTCGGGCCTAGTCTAAGCCGGAACGTGTCTTGCTACTGGATCGTGGCCAGCCAGCTAGCGCAGGACAACCCGACCTACACGCAGTTCGTGCGCTGGCTGTTTGGCGTGGTCTTCAAGATCCTGCCCTGCGTCCTGATGGCCTTCTTCTCCACGCTGCTCATCATCGCCATGCAGCAGGCCAAGGTGCGGCGAGCCAGGCTGTTCAACACAATGTCACGAGTCGTCGACCACGACCACCAGTCTAGCGAGCACAACCGCACCACGATGATGCTCCTGGGTGTCGTCATCTGTTCCATCGTCACCGAGATCCCGCAAGGCATCCTGGCCTTAATCTCCGCCGTGGACGAAGGTTTCTTTAACGACGTCTACATCCACTTGGGCGATCTGATGGACATTCTGGTGCTGGTGAATAGCGCTGTCAACTTCATCCTGTACTGCATCATGAGCCAGCAGTTCCGCAGCACCTTTAAGTCGCTCTTCGTCTGCAACAACATCCCCTTCAACCTCCACCGCAAGGTGGCCAAAGCCGACGGTACGGAGCTCAACATGGTCAAGAATGAGACCACCAACGCTTAA
- the LOC138972896 gene encoding G-protein coupled receptor dmsr-1-like — translation MDNFADYIFGGFNDTMDASLDEAGSYSPPESAFARFGVSYNRVHGYLSVTVCIFGIVSNVLSIIVLTRKHMRSPTNFILTALAIADILVMSTYPIMAIYFYIITSPGCMTAQHSRGWINFILFHLLFIVTCHNMAMWLTVTLAIFRYIFVCQHAIAARMCCLARAKLAVAVVVVAAIVSCLPLYFVYSVQDNGSGLNRNVSCYSIVASQLAQDNPTYTQFVRWLFGVVFKILPCVLMAFFSTLLIIAMQQVKKRRARLFNKVTRIVDPDHKSNEHNRTTMMLLAVVICFIVTEIPQGILVLIWAVDEGFFNDVYIHLGDLMDMLVLVNSAVNFILYCIMSQHFRSTFKSLFVCNNIPFNLHRINLHRKVAKADGTELCMVKTETTNV, via the coding sequence ATGGACAACTTTGCAGACTACATCTTCGGCGGTTTCAACGACACCATGGACGCCAGTTTGGATGAGGCCGGATCATATTCTCCGCCTGAATCTGCCTTCGCTCGCTTCGGCGTTTCCTACAACCGGGTCCACGGCTACCTCTCCGTGACGGTGTGCATCTTCGGCATCGTCAGCAACGTGCTCAGCATCATCGTACTGACCCGCAAGCACATGAGGAGCCCCACCAACTTCATCCTCACCGCCCTGGCCATTGCCGACATACTGGTCATGAGTACCTATCCCATCATGGCCATCTACTTCTACATCATCACCTCTCCTGGCTGTATGACGGCGCAACACAGCCGGGGCTGGATAAACTTCATCCTCTTTCACTTGCTTTTCATCGTGACGTGTCACAACATGGCCATGTGGCTAACCGTCACGCTGGCAATCTTCCGATACATCTTCGTCTGTCAGCACGCCATTGCCGCTCGGATGTGCTGCTTGGCCAGGGCCAAATTGGCTGTGGCCGTAGTGGTTGTGGCCGCTATTGTATCGTGCTTGCCCCTCTACTTCGTCTACAGCGTGCAGGACAATGGGTCTGGGCTGAACAGGAACGTGTCTTGCTACTCGATCGTGGCCAGCCAGCTAGCGCAAGACAATCCGACCTACACGCAGTTCGTGCGCTGGCTGTTTGGTGTGGTCTTCAAGATCCTGCCCTGCGTCCTGATGGCCTTCTTCTCCACGCTGCTCATCATCGCCATGCAGCAGGTCAAGAAGCGGCGAGCCAGGCTGTTCAACAAAGTTACACGAATCGTCGACCCCGACCACAAGTCTAACGAGCACAACCGCACCACGATGATGCTCCTGGCTGTCGTCATCTGTTTCATCGTCACCGAGATCCCGCAAGGCATCCTGGTCTTGATCTGGGCCGTGGACGAAGGTTTCTTTAACGACGTCTACATCCACCTGGGCGATCTGATGGACATGCTGGTGCTGGTGAATAGCGCTGTCAACTTCATCCTGTACTGCATCATGAGCCAGCATTTCCGCAGCACTTTTAAGTCGCTCTTCGTCTGCAACAACATCCCCTTCAACCTCCACCGCATCAACCTCCACCGCAAGGTGGCCAAAGCCGACGGTACAGAGCTCTGCATGGTCAAGACTGAGACTACCAACGTTTAA